Proteins encoded within one genomic window of Candidatus Thiodiazotropha endoloripes:
- a CDS encoding YgiQ family radical SAM protein, with translation MTQPANIFSYRPYWAARFGVSPVLPMSREEMDDLGWDSCDVILVTGDAYVDHPSFGMALIGRLLEAQGFRVGIIAQPDWSHADAFRELGRPNLFFGITAGNMDSMVNRYTSDRRIRSDDAYTPDGEAGKRPDRSVIVYAQRAREAFKGIPVIIGGIEASLRRIAHYDYWSDKVRRSILPDSKADLLIFGNAERAIVEVAHRMAKGEKIDQIRDIRGTGYMSQGIPEAWFEIDSTKLDTPGAKAVHKDPYQHQPDCKQAIRFTPHNRPSRLDRALSVVRLPSYDQVVEDEIIYAHASRVFHLETNPGNARALVQQHGKRDVWLNPPPIPLTTEELDRVYELPYSRTPHPSYGEARNPAWEMIRHSVNIMRGCFGGCTFCSITEHEGRIIQSRSEDSIIREVETIRDQVPGFTGNISDLGGPTANMYRLACKDKTIESACRRLSCVFPGICPNLNTDHKPLINLYRRSRKLPGIKRIFIASGLRYDLAIRSPEYIRELVTHHVGGYLKIAPEHTEASPLDKMMKPGIESYEQFKRLFDKYSAEAGKEQYLIPYFIAAHPGTSDKDMLNLALWLKRNNFRPDQVQAFLPTPLAIASAMYHTGRNPLRKIGPGRANVSVVRGLKQRRLHKAFLRYHDPKNWPMLRDALARMGRSDLIGNGKKHLVPSWQPTADGRQKQPSPKGRNQAARAPIKQRRQKRGSSPKRARNSRSK, from the coding sequence ATGACTCAGCCTGCCAACATCTTCTCCTACCGACCCTACTGGGCCGCCCGCTTTGGTGTCTCCCCTGTCCTGCCGATGAGCCGGGAGGAGATGGACGACCTGGGCTGGGACAGTTGCGATGTGATTCTGGTGACCGGCGATGCCTATGTGGACCATCCCAGTTTCGGCATGGCGCTGATCGGACGACTGCTGGAGGCGCAGGGCTTTCGGGTCGGCATCATTGCCCAGCCGGACTGGAGCCATGCGGATGCTTTCAGAGAATTAGGACGCCCCAACCTGTTTTTCGGCATCACCGCCGGCAATATGGATTCGATGGTCAACCGCTATACCTCGGATCGCCGTATCCGCAGTGACGATGCCTATACTCCCGATGGGGAGGCAGGCAAACGTCCTGATCGCTCCGTGATCGTCTATGCCCAGCGCGCCCGGGAGGCCTTTAAAGGGATTCCTGTCATCATTGGCGGCATCGAGGCGAGTCTGCGGCGGATTGCCCACTACGACTACTGGTCAGACAAGGTGCGCCGCTCCATTCTGCCCGATTCGAAGGCGGATCTGCTGATCTTCGGTAATGCGGAACGGGCCATCGTGGAGGTCGCACACCGGATGGCGAAAGGTGAGAAGATCGATCAGATCCGGGATATCCGCGGCACCGGGTATATGAGCCAGGGGATACCCGAAGCGTGGTTCGAGATCGACTCCACCAAGCTGGATACCCCGGGCGCCAAGGCGGTCCACAAAGACCCCTACCAGCATCAACCCGACTGTAAGCAGGCGATCCGATTCACACCCCACAACCGACCCAGCCGACTCGACCGGGCGCTCAGTGTGGTTCGCCTCCCCTCCTACGATCAGGTGGTGGAGGATGAGATCATCTATGCCCACGCCTCCCGGGTGTTCCACCTGGAGACCAATCCGGGTAACGCCCGTGCGCTGGTACAGCAGCACGGCAAACGGGATGTCTGGCTCAATCCGCCTCCCATCCCCCTGACCACGGAGGAGCTGGACCGGGTCTATGAACTCCCCTACAGCAGAACCCCCCACCCGTCCTACGGGGAGGCGCGCAATCCGGCCTGGGAGATGATCCGCCACTCGGTCAACATCATGCGCGGCTGTTTCGGTGGCTGCACCTTCTGCTCGATCACCGAGCATGAGGGGCGCATCATTCAGAGCCGCTCGGAGGATTCGATCATCCGCGAGGTGGAGACGATCCGCGACCAGGTACCGGGCTTCACCGGCAACATCTCCGACCTGGGCGGCCCGACCGCCAACATGTACCGACTGGCCTGCAAGGATAAGACGATCGAGTCCGCCTGCCGTCGGCTCTCCTGTGTCTTTCCCGGTATCTGCCCGAATCTCAATACCGATCACAAACCGCTGATCAATCTCTATCGGCGCAGCCGCAAACTGCCCGGCATCAAGCGTATCTTCATCGCCTCCGGCCTGCGCTACGACCTGGCGATTCGCTCCCCCGAATATATCCGGGAGCTGGTCACCCACCATGTGGGGGGCTATCTGAAGATCGCACCGGAACACACCGAAGCCTCCCCCCTCGATAAAATGATGAAACCTGGGATTGAGAGTTATGAACAGTTCAAGAGGCTGTTCGACAAATACTCGGCGGAAGCGGGCAAAGAACAGTATCTGATCCCCTACTTCATCGCCGCCCATCCTGGCACCAGTGACAAGGATATGCTCAACCTGGCACTCTGGTTGAAACGCAACAACTTTCGTCCTGATCAGGTACAGGCCTTCCTGCCGACCCCGCTGGCCATCGCCTCGGCGATGTATCACACCGGCAGAAATCCGCTTAGGAAGATCGGCCCGGGCCGGGCCAATGTGAGTGTGGTCAGGGGATTGAAGCAGCGACGCCTGCATAAGGCCTTTTTACGCTACCACGACCCGAAAAACTGGCCCATGCTGCGTGATGCGTTAGCCCGTATGGGGCGCAGCGACCTGATTGGTAACGGCAAAAAACATCTGGTACCGAGCTGGCAGCCCACGGCCGATGGCAGACAAAAACAGCCATCCCCCAAAGGCCGGAATCAAGCCGCCAGAGCCCCGATCAAACAGCGCAGACAAAAGCGCGGCAGCAGCCCAAAAAGAGCCCGTAACAGCCGCTCAAAATAG
- a CDS encoding endonuclease/exonuclease/phosphatase family protein, with the protein MIPHEKESPDFTYDLATERQALRGNKTHRGIPDKAPNRLLAATWNLTNFGVQQRTDDDLALMAEIISWFDLIAIQEIADDLTDLCALVDHLPAGYRVILSDIGGNDERSGFIYDSQKVARLELAAEIAVPPSDHRYIRMRGVSGAYKGFDRNPYVVAFKAGALEFTAVSAHLYFGSNRYYDEDRRALEAYALARWADQRNRAAGAYSQNILVMGDLNLPIRDNSSSVYKALKAKRLILPQHSTAMGSNLAGDKYYDQVAFHAGAMNNAYQGNSGVFDFDRDPFFRAAWDVSPDYFNKTMKYHIADHRPLWVEFLV; encoded by the coding sequence ATGATCCCCCACGAGAAGGAAAGCCCCGATTTCACCTACGATCTGGCCACCGAGCGCCAAGCCCTGCGTGGAAACAAAACTCACCGCGGTATTCCGGACAAAGCCCCCAACCGACTCCTCGCCGCCACCTGGAACCTGACCAATTTCGGTGTCCAGCAACGTACCGATGACGATCTGGCATTAATGGCCGAAATCATCAGCTGGTTTGACCTCATCGCCATCCAGGAGATCGCCGACGACCTTACAGACCTATGCGCACTCGTCGATCACCTGCCGGCAGGCTACCGTGTCATACTCTCCGACATCGGTGGCAACGATGAACGCTCAGGCTTCATCTACGACAGCCAAAAAGTTGCTCGCCTCGAACTCGCTGCTGAAATCGCAGTGCCCCCCAGTGACCATCGCTACATACGCATGCGTGGTGTCTCCGGCGCTTACAAAGGCTTCGACCGTAACCCCTATGTTGTAGCTTTCAAGGCAGGGGCGCTGGAATTCACAGCTGTCTCTGCTCACCTATATTTTGGCAGCAACAGATATTATGATGAAGACCGCCGTGCCCTCGAAGCATACGCCCTGGCTCGTTGGGCCGACCAACGCAACCGAGCCGCTGGGGCCTATTCACAGAACATCCTCGTTATGGGTGATCTCAACCTCCCCATTCGAGACAACTCAAGCTCAGTGTATAAAGCGTTGAAGGCCAAACGCCTCATCTTGCCACAACACTCCACAGCCATGGGTAGCAACTTGGCAGGCGACAAATATTACGATCAGGTTGCCTTTCACGCAGGAGCGATGAACAATGCCTATCAGGGCAACTCAGGGGTGTTCGATTTTGATCGTGATCCTTTCTTCAGAGCAGCCTGGGATGTCAGTCCTGATTACTTTAACAAGACTATGAAATACCATATCGCGGATCACCGTCCGTTATGGGTGGAGTTTTTGGTGTGA
- a CDS encoding DUF4345 domain-containing protein, giving the protein MQKRHKRLLVALLMLFGLSLLVPGAIAIFHPEPAGLNTQMADQANQFRALHGMMAGLGVMACLACYRIERERTLVIGIGLTLALVVAARVYSLFSEGVPDWPTLFYLVIESILALIFLRYPPPADNTGALLD; this is encoded by the coding sequence ATGCAGAAACGTCACAAACGGTTACTGGTGGCACTATTGATGTTGTTTGGTTTGAGTCTCCTGGTTCCCGGTGCCATCGCCATATTTCACCCGGAACCTGCCGGACTGAATACGCAAATGGCCGATCAGGCAAATCAGTTTCGGGCGTTGCATGGCATGATGGCAGGCTTGGGAGTGATGGCCTGTTTAGCCTGTTATCGCATTGAAAGAGAACGCACGCTTGTAATCGGGATCGGGCTTACTCTGGCGTTGGTGGTGGCTGCGCGCGTCTACTCTCTGTTCAGTGAAGGTGTGCCAGACTGGCCGACACTCTTCTATCTTGTGATTGAATCGATTCTGGCACTGATATTTCTCAGATACCCACCTCCAGCCGATAACACCGGGGCCTTATTGGATTAG
- a CDS encoding CBS domain-containing protein: MKTEFTGIHHTAFATHDINLTVKFWRDLLGMRLVYAYGSPGYRQYFFLVSGNNRISFFEWHDVEPIRPRRHGDPVKGSFVFDHIAIGVPDKNALWDIMSRLDAAGFHCSDIIDHGCFLSIYSYDPNGIPIEFSCEVPGHDLFWNPVMKDLAATSDFLTEPNPVPGQWPKPEPVSEEERVIVPGEGKDFFPETPDRTNVSTPTSVAEGAMKVRDVMHRGVYTTTVNDTIRSVAETIANEKISGLPVVDENNRLVGVISEKDILKALLPGYTQFLEDPAQALDFHAMESSYGGVLQKSVGELMSPSVISIGIDAPVMKAAAQMDLHSFRRIPVVDQDCRLAGIISLSDIHHAIFMRELEDASDR, from the coding sequence ATGAAAACTGAGTTTACCGGCATTCACCATACCGCCTTTGCCACCCACGACATCAACCTGACGGTCAAGTTCTGGCGGGATCTGTTGGGGATGCGCCTTGTCTACGCCTACGGCTCACCCGGCTACCGACAATACTTCTTCCTCGTCTCTGGCAATAACCGCATCTCGTTTTTCGAATGGCATGATGTGGAGCCCATTCGACCACGTCGACACGGCGATCCGGTGAAAGGATCATTCGTCTTCGACCACATTGCCATCGGCGTGCCCGACAAGAATGCCCTCTGGGATATCATGTCCCGCCTGGATGCAGCAGGATTCCACTGCTCGGATATTATCGATCACGGCTGCTTCTTGTCGATCTACTCCTACGACCCTAACGGCATCCCCATCGAATTCAGCTGTGAAGTCCCAGGTCATGATCTCTTCTGGAACCCGGTCATGAAGGACCTGGCCGCGACCTCCGATTTTCTGACTGAGCCGAATCCGGTACCCGGTCAATGGCCAAAACCGGAGCCCGTAAGCGAAGAGGAGCGAGTCATCGTCCCCGGGGAGGGCAAGGACTTCTTTCCGGAAACCCCCGATAGGACAAACGTATCAACGCCAACCTCGGTGGCAGAGGGCGCCATGAAGGTGCGTGATGTCATGCATCGTGGTGTCTATACCACGACAGTGAATGACACCATTCGATCCGTAGCGGAGACCATCGCAAACGAAAAGATCAGTGGACTGCCGGTGGTTGATGAGAATAACCGGCTTGTGGGCGTCATCTCGGAGAAGGATATCCTCAAGGCCCTGCTGCCCGGCTATACCCAGTTTCTCGAGGATCCTGCCCAGGCCCTGGACTTCCATGCGATGGAATCCTCATACGGTGGAGTGCTGCAGAAGAGTGTCGGTGAGTTGATGTCCCCCTCAGTCATCTCCATCGGTATTGACGCCCCCGTCATGAAGGCAGCGGCACAGATGGACCTGCACAGTTTTCGTCGCATCCCCGTGGTAGACCAGGATTGCCGGCTGGCCGGGATCATCAGCCTCAGTGATATCCATCATGCGATTTTCATGCGTGAACTGGAAGATGCCTCTGACCGCTGA
- a CDS encoding BatD family protein, with the protein MLMVLSTSATANQYPGQNYWYNPAPGQWNYPAAKQRQPAPATGGQRSNNPYGNAWPSQQRPGYPASNYYGNQTTKPFIETKISTETPYVQQNVILKLSVVSQNNLLSVIPNLPQIGSFLLNLQEGPVTYSRTIKGKRQIVNDFYYQVTPLKPGQFEIPAISVTGEEQAVGYQRGNNTFKASMSSAIQLNVREANPSSKPWLPVEQLNLKVKLPENFKAAAGKPLPFTTEVSALGISGNKLPSLESQLNSDAFRVYRDKNQTHTYLDKKSNRIVGRRVETFTLVPQFGGDLKLPQLSINWWNTRSDMAQRASVPLQPIAVSGNRKESGFFEAESSLFPSGTSAAFWVPLGLVFGVIFGYWMALWLSHRKAGSKQSSPLEPLIIFFRNPMQRLAPAFSPLKDKLRSTTAILNPVTRWHRWRRRLVGALPLSVRFYYCVRFVDEESDPEIWGYTLRFLANKHLSLPTNAPYSVIADHILDFHPKAEPVKIRQLIHQLEEAIYGHNDLEFDQWKEAFKHEIRPSLKIWRMDRKGQPKQKDQNNILPNLNPEVVSGQTTS; encoded by the coding sequence ATGCTCATGGTCCTGTCGACCAGTGCAACGGCTAATCAGTATCCGGGTCAAAACTATTGGTACAACCCGGCACCGGGTCAATGGAACTATCCGGCCGCCAAGCAGAGGCAACCGGCGCCAGCCACCGGGGGGCAAAGATCAAACAATCCCTACGGCAATGCCTGGCCTTCCCAACAGAGACCAGGCTACCCAGCCTCCAACTACTACGGCAACCAGACAACCAAACCCTTCATAGAGACAAAGATCTCTACCGAAACCCCCTATGTACAACAAAACGTCATTCTCAAGCTGAGCGTCGTCAGTCAGAACAACCTGTTGAGCGTAATACCCAACTTACCCCAAATCGGCAGTTTCCTGCTCAATCTTCAGGAGGGTCCGGTAACCTACTCCCGCACCATCAAAGGCAAGCGGCAGATCGTCAACGATTTCTACTACCAGGTCACACCGCTGAAACCCGGTCAGTTTGAAATCCCGGCGATCAGTGTTACCGGCGAAGAGCAGGCGGTCGGTTACCAGCGTGGCAACAACACGTTTAAAGCCAGCATGAGTAGCGCCATCCAACTCAATGTGAGAGAGGCCAATCCTTCCAGCAAACCCTGGCTTCCGGTTGAACAGTTGAACCTGAAGGTAAAGCTGCCGGAGAACTTCAAAGCGGCCGCCGGCAAACCATTGCCATTCACCACTGAAGTGTCTGCTCTCGGGATTTCCGGCAATAAACTCCCCAGCCTGGAGAGTCAGCTCAACAGCGATGCTTTCAGAGTCTATCGGGATAAGAATCAGACCCACACCTATCTCGATAAAAAATCGAACCGTATCGTCGGACGCCGGGTTGAGACCTTTACCTTGGTACCCCAGTTTGGCGGTGATCTGAAACTCCCTCAATTGAGCATCAACTGGTGGAATACCCGATCCGATATGGCGCAGCGGGCCTCGGTACCACTCCAGCCGATTGCGGTCAGTGGCAACCGAAAAGAGAGCGGATTTTTCGAAGCCGAGAGCTCTCTCTTCCCCTCTGGAACCTCAGCCGCCTTCTGGGTACCTCTGGGATTAGTGTTCGGCGTCATCTTCGGCTACTGGATGGCACTCTGGCTCTCACACAGGAAAGCCGGCAGCAAGCAGAGTTCTCCTTTGGAACCTCTGATCATTTTCTTCAGAAACCCGATGCAGCGGTTGGCGCCCGCCTTCTCACCCCTCAAGGATAAACTGAGAAGCACCACGGCGATTCTGAATCCGGTGACACGCTGGCATCGTTGGCGTCGTCGGCTTGTCGGCGCCCTGCCCCTGTCAGTACGTTTCTATTATTGCGTGCGCTTTGTTGACGAGGAGAGCGATCCGGAGATCTGGGGTTACACCTTGCGCTTTCTCGCCAATAAACATTTGAGTCTTCCGACCAATGCACCCTATAGCGTGATTGCTGATCACATTCTTGATTTCCACCCGAAAGCCGAGCCGGTCAAAATAAGGCAGTTGATCCATCAACTTGAAGAGGCGATCTATGGTCACAATGATCTCGAATTCGATCAGTGGAAAGAGGCCTTCAAACACGAAATCCGTCCCAGCCTGAAGATCTGGAGAATGGATCGCAAGGGTCAGCCAAAACAGAAAGACCAGAACAACATTCTACCCAACCTCAATCCCGAGGTTGTTTCCGGGCAGACTACCAGTTGA
- a CDS encoding tetratricopeptide repeat protein, which produces MSRRYSVLLLLCYAALVDADWFLNQEQQAAENYQQGLYEEAAEGFLDPYRRGVANYRTGDYENAIKDFKQVEREEVKLDAQYNLGNSHYRMEEFEQAVKAYESVLQEDPEHEDARHNLALARDKLVEEQEEEEGEEEQEQQEQEQQEQEQQEQEQQEQEQQEQEQQEQEQQEQEQQEQEQQEQEQQEQEQQSSGESEEQEEEQSSSGEQEQEQQQSGDQDEQSDSQSGEEEEEQQQEQQSESSDEQQETGEQDESQEQESDQGEEQETDSQARGAKDREESLEGDEEEQNSERSANLNRPDNDKNRSRSQESLGQQQKDPELNPDDPQNSEAVDQVDQQESPESEEGQDETEGGEEKSGPRSKLNPLMEQWLDQVEGDPTQLMQQQFKLEEYNYLRSRGGRDRETRPW; this is translated from the coding sequence ATGAGCAGGCGCTACTCGGTTTTACTCCTGCTCTGCTATGCCGCACTGGTGGACGCCGACTGGTTCCTGAACCAGGAGCAACAGGCCGCAGAGAACTATCAGCAGGGTCTCTATGAAGAGGCAGCCGAGGGGTTTCTGGACCCCTATCGCCGAGGCGTGGCCAACTACCGGACCGGTGATTACGAAAACGCGATCAAAGACTTCAAACAGGTTGAACGGGAAGAGGTCAAGCTTGATGCCCAATACAACCTGGGGAACAGCCACTACCGGATGGAGGAGTTTGAGCAGGCCGTTAAAGCCTATGAATCCGTTCTCCAGGAAGATCCGGAGCACGAAGATGCCAGACACAATCTAGCGCTCGCCAGGGATAAGCTGGTCGAAGAGCAGGAAGAGGAGGAAGGGGAAGAGGAGCAGGAGCAGCAGGAGCAGGAGCAACAGGAGCAGGAGCAACAGGAGCAGGAGCAACAGGAGCAGGAGCAACAGGAGCAGGAGCAACAGGAGCAGGAACAACAGGAGCAGGAACAACAGGAGCAGGAACAACAGGAGCAGGAGCAACAGGAGCAAGAACAGCAGTCTTCAGGTGAATCGGAAGAGCAGGAAGAAGAGCAGTCATCCTCTGGAGAACAAGAGCAGGAACAACAACAGAGCGGCGACCAGGATGAGCAGAGTGATTCCCAGTCGGGCGAGGAAGAGGAAGAGCAGCAGCAGGAACAGCAAAGTGAGTCATCGGACGAGCAGCAGGAGACCGGTGAACAGGACGAGTCACAGGAGCAGGAGTCCGATCAAGGTGAGGAGCAGGAAACCGATTCCCAAGCGCGTGGAGCCAAGGACAGAGAGGAGAGCCTGGAAGGTGATGAAGAAGAACAAAACAGTGAAAGGTCTGCTAACCTCAATAGACCGGATAACGATAAAAACAGAAGCCGATCACAGGAGAGTCTCGGTCAGCAACAGAAAGATCCCGAGTTGAATCCTGACGACCCGCAAAATTCCGAGGCCGTCGATCAGGTAGACCAACAGGAGAGCCCCGAATCAGAAGAGGGTCAGGATGAAACCGAGGGAGGCGAAGAGAAAAGCGGCCCCCGGAGCAAGCTCAATCCACTCATGGAGCAGTGGCTGGATCAGGTTGAAGGCGATCCAACCCAACTGATGCAACAACAATTCAAACTGGAAGAGTACAACTATCTGCGCAGCCGTGGAGGCCGGGACAGAGAAACCAGACCCTGGTAG
- a CDS encoding vWA domain-containing protein, whose amino-acid sequence MSEGVFHFARPEWLFALLGIIPVLAWLIFSVVRPRKGPFHRYADEHLLPHLVGIRELSVNERWSRFIRWALLWLFLIVALAGPRWDFKDIQAFSPTNDLVVLMDISRSMNVADTPPSRLARARQEVQDLVMLNDQLRIGMIAFATVPHVISPITEDSQSILAALPAVTSELANLQGSRLVAAMERAEQLFSSDSLQNSRTILLISDGDFVEPGLIKQVEAMKDQGIILHTLGIGTGGGGPVPARIGQSDLMRDNNGKVIESKLNQPLLQRLAQAGGGQYLEADFRDQDSRRILDLSSIDSGTPSQTQEKTRIWNERFYWLLVPLLLLLLPYFRVVAPGKQTP is encoded by the coding sequence ATGTCTGAGGGTGTATTCCATTTTGCCAGACCTGAATGGCTGTTTGCCCTGCTTGGCATTATTCCGGTTTTGGCCTGGCTGATTTTCAGTGTGGTTCGTCCCCGAAAAGGCCCGTTTCACCGCTATGCCGATGAGCATCTACTCCCCCATCTGGTCGGTATCCGGGAACTGAGCGTGAATGAACGATGGAGCCGCTTCATCCGTTGGGCACTGTTGTGGCTGTTTCTGATTGTTGCACTGGCAGGCCCCCGTTGGGATTTCAAAGACATCCAGGCATTCTCGCCGACTAATGACCTGGTCGTGCTGATGGATATCTCCCGCTCGATGAATGTCGCTGACACCCCACCTTCACGACTTGCCAGAGCCCGCCAGGAAGTCCAGGACCTGGTGATGCTGAATGATCAGTTGCGCATCGGTATGATCGCCTTTGCCACAGTCCCCCATGTGATCTCGCCGATTACCGAAGACAGCCAGAGTATTCTGGCGGCACTGCCTGCCGTAACCTCGGAACTGGCCAACCTGCAAGGCAGTCGCCTGGTTGCGGCCATGGAGCGGGCCGAACAGCTGTTCAGCAGCGACTCCCTGCAGAACAGCCGCACGATTCTACTCATCAGTGACGGGGATTTCGTCGAGCCGGGGCTGATTAAACAAGTGGAAGCCATGAAGGATCAGGGGATCATACTGCATACCCTGGGCATTGGCACCGGCGGCGGCGGACCGGTCCCGGCGCGCATTGGACAGAGCGACCTGATGCGGGACAACAATGGGAAAGTGATCGAATCGAAACTCAATCAACCTCTGCTGCAGCGTCTCGCACAAGCCGGCGGCGGGCAATACCTGGAGGCCGATTTTCGTGACCAGGACAGCCGTCGGATACTCGACCTTTCCAGCATTGACTCAGGCACGCCGAGCCAGACCCAGGAGAAGACGAGAATATGGAATGAACGTTTCTACTGGTTGCTGGTACCTTTGCTGCTTTTGCTGCTGCCCTACTTTCGCGTTGTAGCGCCCGGGAAACAAACACCATGA
- a CDS encoding VWA domain-containing protein, which translates to MFEFHWPWMALLLVLPLLVRLFWRRPATEQFETVEGLQATLLHPSLLHLEAAFQTKRPKVPLSKRLYLGLLSLIWLSLVLAMMRPQWLEPYTENRTAGYDLMLLVDASHSMNALDFTLDKKQVSRMQVVKGVVSKFIEGRQGDRVGLVIFGSRAYVLSPLTYDRKAVNSLLQNVVPRIAGDGTAIGDALGLGVKKLRERPAGSRVLVLIADGENTAGTIPPLRAAELAGQEQIRIYSIGVGSNKKRIPIKENGRIVTRTDLNFNEQAMRDIAEAGGGAYFRATDTEALEKIYQKIDELEKTEAESRTVYVPQPLYHWPLSAALLLLLILGIYPEGRQRQLKGGGYV; encoded by the coding sequence ATGTTTGAGTTTCACTGGCCCTGGATGGCGCTTCTTCTGGTATTGCCACTGCTGGTCAGGCTCTTCTGGAGGCGACCTGCTACAGAACAGTTTGAAACGGTGGAGGGTCTGCAGGCCACCCTGTTGCACCCAAGCCTACTCCATCTGGAAGCCGCCTTTCAGACCAAACGTCCAAAGGTACCGCTCAGCAAACGGCTCTATCTCGGACTCCTCTCCCTGATCTGGCTATCTCTGGTATTGGCCATGATGCGCCCGCAATGGCTTGAACCCTATACCGAAAACCGCACAGCAGGTTACGACCTGATGTTACTGGTGGATGCCTCGCACTCGATGAATGCCCTGGATTTTACCCTCGATAAGAAACAGGTCAGTCGAATGCAGGTAGTCAAAGGCGTGGTCTCCAAATTTATTGAAGGGCGCCAGGGCGACCGAGTCGGTCTGGTGATTTTCGGTAGCCGCGCCTATGTCCTCTCTCCCCTCACCTATGACCGGAAAGCAGTTAACAGTCTGCTTCAGAATGTGGTGCCGCGCATTGCCGGGGATGGCACAGCCATTGGCGATGCCCTGGGACTGGGCGTGAAAAAACTGCGGGAACGCCCGGCCGGCTCACGAGTACTGGTCCTGATAGCGGATGGGGAGAACACAGCCGGTACCATCCCCCCTTTGCGCGCGGCTGAACTGGCCGGTCAGGAACAGATCCGTATCTACAGCATCGGTGTGGGCAGTAACAAAAAACGCATCCCCATCAAAGAGAATGGCCGCATCGTTACCCGCACAGACCTGAATTTCAATGAACAGGCGATGCGGGATATCGCGGAAGCCGGGGGTGGTGCCTACTTCCGCGCCACCGACACTGAGGCCCTGGAGAAGATCTATCAGAAGATCGATGAGCTGGAGAAGACCGAGGCGGAATCCCGCACTGTCTATGTCCCCCAGCCTCTCTACCACTGGCCGCTGTCTGCAGCCCTGCTGCTGTTGCTGATCCTGGGAATCTACCCGGAGGGCAGGCAACGGCAGCTCAAGGGAGGCGGCTATGTCTGA
- a CDS encoding DUF4381 domain-containing protein, translating to MDPLRDIRGIDTVSWWPLAPGWWLLLIGIALLVLLVWWAIRRRRLYPLGRWQQDARRHLIDLKRRIKQEPAKPVASDLSELLRRIAIARCGRSMTASLTDEAWLAWLQRNDSSGFPWQEKGRLLLELPYAPPDRSADNETLVQLIDAAIHWVSEDACHV from the coding sequence ATGGATCCGTTACGCGACATTCGAGGTATTGATACGGTCTCCTGGTGGCCTCTCGCCCCGGGCTGGTGGCTGCTTCTGATCGGTATCGCACTGTTGGTGCTATTGGTCTGGTGGGCCATCCGCAGACGCAGACTCTACCCTCTGGGCCGCTGGCAACAGGATGCCCGGCGCCACCTGATCGACCTGAAACGTCGCATCAAACAGGAACCTGCAAAACCGGTTGCCAGCGATCTCTCCGAACTGCTCAGGCGTATCGCGATCGCCCGCTGCGGTCGAAGCATGACCGCCTCACTCACTGACGAAGCCTGGCTGGCGTGGCTGCAGCGCAATGACTCAAGTGGATTCCCCTGGCAGGAGAAGGGACGGCTGCTGCTCGAGCTCCCCTATGCGCCTCCCGACCGCTCAGCCGACAATGAGACTCTCGTGCAGCTGATCGACGCGGCGATCCACTGGGTCAGTGAGGATGCCTGCCATGTTTGA